A single window of Rubripirellula lacrimiformis DNA harbors:
- a CDS encoding outer membrane protein assembly factor BamB family protein, translating into MKQSVMKLGSPFAPPQSAHPLAAWLLILAAAFSFVTQPAAAADWPYWRGPSFDGTAVATGLPDDWDPDGGEGSNVLWKRDDIGGPCTPVAMNGRLYMIQRSQPGTKNEGEMVICLDAKTGETIWENVYNVWLSDVPAERIGWTSVVADPASGNVYALGACDVFQCFNGETGETLWSVPLHEQFGMLSTYGGRTNFPVIHEDLVIISGVIINWGEKAKPNHRLIGMDKMTGEVRWFSGTRDLPYDTTYSAPSLVTIDGQRQLIIGGGDGAIWGFQPRTGKPLWHYDLSMRGIFATPLVVGNKVFASHSEENVAPSNNVMGAVVGLQVSGTGDETKVKELWKQLEVVSGYSEPVMIDNRLYLVDDRCKMWIFDAETGETIVERKSFVGSRQRAALLHADGKIYVLTENGRWATVKPTEDGFEVLNKGRVRDTGFAGSPIVADGRLYFPSSTALYCVGTEDGTQESVTMADTMGTETAISENPDIAWVQLSPNEVIVKPGESVELNVRFFNRLGQELKDASGDLQFSVDGPGSIEGSTYSAPADVAHTGAVITAKVGDVSGESRVRIVPPLPWKFTFDGLQDPPLSWVGARYRHIIKDVDGSAVLTKISTIPKGARSRAWMGPSDVSEYTIAADAMGSRMSQQLPDIGLTNHGYVLDLMGESQQIQIRTWSAQLRMAETIDFPWKENTWYRMKFRADIESEPPAAVAILRGKVWPRDEPEPDEWTITARDESPNLAASPGLYGNAKVAELYLDNIEVTANTDEP; encoded by the coding sequence ATGAAACAAAGTGTTATGAAACTGGGATCCCCATTCGCCCCGCCCCAATCCGCCCACCCGTTGGCTGCATGGTTGCTGATCTTGGCAGCCGCGTTTTCATTCGTCACCCAACCGGCTGCCGCGGCCGATTGGCCGTATTGGCGTGGCCCCAGCTTTGACGGCACCGCGGTCGCGACCGGCCTTCCCGACGATTGGGATCCCGATGGCGGCGAAGGCAGCAATGTGCTTTGGAAACGCGACGATATCGGCGGTCCATGCACTCCGGTCGCTATGAATGGCCGTTTGTACATGATCCAACGGTCGCAACCGGGCACCAAGAACGAAGGCGAAATGGTCATCTGCCTGGACGCCAAAACCGGCGAAACGATCTGGGAGAACGTCTACAACGTCTGGCTTTCCGACGTCCCTGCCGAACGGATCGGTTGGACCAGCGTCGTGGCCGACCCCGCATCGGGCAACGTTTACGCCCTGGGTGCCTGCGACGTGTTCCAGTGTTTCAACGGCGAAACCGGCGAAACGCTGTGGAGCGTCCCGCTGCACGAGCAGTTCGGAATGCTATCTACCTACGGCGGCCGGACCAATTTCCCCGTCATCCACGAAGACCTGGTCATCATCAGCGGCGTGATCATCAACTGGGGCGAAAAAGCCAAGCCCAACCACCGCTTGATCGGCATGGACAAGATGACCGGCGAAGTGCGTTGGTTCAGCGGCACCCGCGATCTGCCCTACGACACCACCTATTCGGCTCCCAGCCTGGTCACGATCGATGGCCAACGCCAATTGATCATCGGTGGCGGCGACGGGGCAATTTGGGGATTCCAGCCGCGAACCGGCAAACCACTGTGGCACTACGACCTGTCGATGCGAGGCATCTTTGCCACGCCACTGGTCGTCGGAAACAAGGTTTTCGCTAGCCACAGCGAAGAAAATGTCGCCCCCAGCAATAACGTCATGGGCGCCGTCGTCGGACTACAAGTCTCTGGCACAGGCGACGAAACCAAAGTCAAAGAACTGTGGAAACAACTGGAAGTGGTTTCCGGATACAGCGAACCGGTGATGATCGATAACCGGCTGTACCTGGTCGATGACCGCTGCAAAATGTGGATTTTCGACGCCGAAACCGGCGAAACGATCGTCGAACGCAAATCATTTGTCGGCAGCCGCCAACGCGCCGCCCTGCTGCACGCCGACGGCAAAATCTATGTATTGACCGAAAATGGCCGCTGGGCCACCGTGAAACCGACCGAAGACGGATTCGAAGTCCTGAACAAGGGACGCGTCCGTGACACCGGTTTCGCCGGATCGCCCATCGTGGCCGACGGCCGACTGTATTTCCCAAGTTCAACAGCCCTGTACTGTGTGGGCACCGAAGACGGAACTCAAGAATCCGTCACGATGGCCGACACGATGGGCACGGAAACCGCCATCAGCGAAAACCCGGACATCGCTTGGGTCCAATTGTCGCCCAACGAAGTGATCGTCAAACCAGGCGAATCGGTTGAATTGAACGTCCGGTTCTTCAATCGTCTGGGCCAAGAACTGAAGGACGCCTCGGGTGACCTGCAATTTTCTGTCGATGGCCCGGGTTCGATCGAAGGGTCTACCTATTCGGCCCCTGCCGATGTTGCCCACACCGGCGCCGTGATCACCGCCAAAGTGGGGGACGTCTCTGGCGAAAGCCGGGTTCGTATCGTTCCACCATTGCCTTGGAAGTTCACCTTTGACGGGCTGCAGGATCCTCCCCTTTCCTGGGTCGGTGCTCGTTATCGTCACATCATCAAGGATGTCGACGGATCAGCCGTGTTGACCAAGATCTCGACCATCCCCAAGGGTGCTCGCAGCCGTGCTTGGATGGGTCCCAGCGATGTGTCCGAGTACACGATCGCTGCCGACGCCATGGGATCGCGAATGAGCCAGCAGTTGCCCGACATCGGGCTAACCAACCACGGCTATGTGTTGGATTTGATGGGCGAAAGTCAGCAGATTCAAATCCGCACTTGGTCGGCTCAGCTTCGGATGGCCGAAACGATCGATTTCCCGTGGAAGGAAAACACTTGGTACCGAATGAAGTTCCGCGCGGATATCGAGAGCGAACCACCAGCCGCGGTCGCCATCCTGCGTGGCAAGGTTTGGCCACGTGATGAACCAGAACCCGACGAATGGACGATTACCGCTCGCGACGAATCGCCCAATCTAGCCGCTAGTCCCGGCTTGTACGGCAACGCAAAGGTCGCCGAATTGTATCTCGACAATATCGAGGTCACCGCGAACACCGACGAACCCTAG
- a CDS encoding DMT family transporter — MTAATSGAGILLIAILVGLAAGAVLGVQPSVNGQLGRHVAHPIQASLISFAGGTIALLAICVVCGIFPPRFTVAPSTMPWWAWTGGLFGVVVVSTSLILVPRVGSLPWFAALMTGQVIAAVLLDHFGWLGNAQATASPTRLIGTGLLIAGLMTIVYAKRTEQNVPQRLPSDVVPVAGSLQETGIETDNSVDHAR; from the coding sequence GTGACCGCAGCCACCAGTGGCGCGGGCATCCTGTTGATCGCGATTTTGGTGGGATTGGCCGCCGGTGCCGTCCTAGGGGTCCAGCCTAGCGTCAACGGACAACTTGGCCGACATGTTGCCCATCCGATCCAGGCATCCCTGATTTCATTCGCCGGCGGCACGATCGCGTTGTTGGCGATCTGCGTGGTCTGCGGAATTTTCCCACCGCGTTTCACCGTGGCCCCATCCACGATGCCCTGGTGGGCCTGGACGGGCGGTTTGTTTGGCGTGGTGGTGGTTTCGACATCGCTGATCCTGGTCCCCCGCGTCGGATCATTGCCCTGGTTCGCTGCCCTGATGACCGGCCAGGTGATCGCGGCGGTACTGCTGGATCATTTTGGGTGGTTGGGCAACGCCCAAGCGACGGCCAGCCCGACGCGGCTGATCGGGACCGGATTGTTGATCGCCGGGTTGATGACGATCGTGTATGCCAAGCGAACCGAGCAAAATGTACCGCAGCGATTACCATCGGACGTGGTTCCCGTGGCGGGTTCGCTACAGGAAACCGGCATTGAAACGGACAACTCAGTTGATCACGCCCGCTAA
- a CDS encoding M14 family metallopeptidase gives MFLPTKDWSLLRAPWFAAAFLMAWIAGFGNASAEPSKQNRANPSTIAKQTSKSHAITFASVDGDVQITSEFAGGRMNGCQQVSASEFAITIHPERDQINDSAWYAFRIDSTQPRDVCVRLNYVGGSHRYDPKVSRDGKTWMATPQWVTKRHPLGSEVELSIPLDGKPIWIAGQELIGGEVLQRWTDTLESLPYVNRSVIGQSVQGRPLHRLDITDADRPDYVFIVARQHPPEVSGAIGMMHFVETIADASPLSEQFRSRYCAAVVPMVNPDGVAQGHWRCNANGVDLNRDWAHFSQPETKAVVNQLLACRKTDDGRLCLFIDFHSTFDDVFYTTPPKANLFPQGFTDQWLGAIQGRFPAYEVNRKANHNLQRSTSKAYVARTLGVTAITYEFGDETDRETIRTVASGAAEEMMRLLVNLPAGTAEPSIADRGAAESTDLVAVGADPKR, from the coding sequence ATGTTCTTGCCCACCAAAGATTGGTCGTTGCTGCGTGCGCCTTGGTTCGCCGCAGCATTCTTGATGGCTTGGATCGCTGGCTTCGGCAATGCGTCGGCAGAGCCTTCGAAACAAAACCGGGCCAACCCATCCACGATCGCAAAGCAGACGTCGAAGTCGCACGCGATCACGTTCGCATCGGTCGACGGTGACGTTCAGATCACCAGCGAATTTGCGGGCGGGCGAATGAACGGTTGCCAACAGGTCAGCGCAAGTGAGTTCGCGATCACGATCCATCCCGAACGCGACCAAATCAACGACAGTGCCTGGTATGCATTCCGAATCGATTCAACCCAACCACGCGATGTATGCGTGCGGTTGAACTATGTCGGCGGATCCCATCGCTATGATCCCAAGGTCAGTCGCGACGGAAAGACTTGGATGGCGACGCCTCAGTGGGTCACCAAGCGTCATCCCTTGGGCAGCGAAGTGGAACTGTCCATCCCATTGGACGGCAAGCCAATCTGGATTGCGGGCCAAGAACTGATCGGCGGTGAAGTGTTGCAGCGTTGGACCGACACTCTGGAGTCGCTGCCGTACGTCAATCGATCGGTCATCGGTCAATCCGTCCAAGGTCGGCCGCTGCATCGATTGGACATCACCGACGCGGATCGGCCCGACTATGTGTTCATCGTTGCCAGACAGCATCCACCGGAGGTTTCGGGAGCGATTGGCATGATGCACTTTGTCGAAACGATTGCCGATGCGAGTCCGCTAAGTGAACAGTTCCGTTCGCGATACTGTGCCGCCGTGGTTCCAATGGTGAACCCGGACGGTGTCGCCCAAGGGCATTGGCGATGCAACGCGAACGGCGTGGACCTGAATCGAGACTGGGCTCATTTCAGCCAACCGGAAACCAAGGCCGTGGTCAATCAGCTGTTGGCGTGCCGGAAAACAGACGATGGCCGACTGTGTTTGTTCATCGATTTTCACAGCACGTTCGACGACGTCTTTTACACCACGCCGCCCAAAGCCAATCTGTTCCCCCAGGGGTTTACCGATCAATGGTTGGGAGCGATCCAAGGTCGATTCCCGGCTTACGAAGTCAACCGCAAAGCAAATCACAATCTGCAGCGATCGACCAGCAAAGCTTATGTGGCCCGAACCCTGGGGGTGACCGCAATCACTTACGAATTCGGCGACGAGACCGACCGGGAGACGATCCGCACGGTGGCAAGCGGTGCAGCCGAGGAAATGATGCGTTTGTTGGTCAATTTGCCGGCCGGAACAGCGGAGCCGTCGATCGCCGATCGCGGCGCGGCGGAATCCACAGACTTGGTGGCGGTCGGTGCCGATCCGAAACGGTAG
- a CDS encoding 3-hydroxyacyl-ACP dehydratase FabZ family protein, producing the protein MMKYRQLDKITSLVPGKSLVAERTLRADEEYLLDHFPRFPVMPGVMMLEALHQAAIWLIRTGDGFQSPLVLLREAKGVKFGDFLVPGETLTITAEMLKEDGNRTTVKATARKGDRVTVTARLVLEKCHSDDPERLGTNEDIRKQTETQFRELFGDVTLSV; encoded by the coding sequence ATGATGAAGTACCGCCAACTCGACAAAATCACCTCGCTGGTGCCCGGCAAATCGCTGGTCGCCGAGCGGACGCTGCGGGCGGACGAAGAATACCTGCTGGACCATTTCCCACGTTTTCCGGTGATGCCGGGCGTGATGATGCTGGAAGCTCTGCATCAGGCCGCAATCTGGCTGATCCGCACCGGCGACGGCTTCCAAAGCCCCTTGGTTTTGCTCCGCGAGGCCAAAGGGGTCAAGTTTGGCGATTTCCTGGTTCCCGGCGAAACGTTGACGATCACGGCCGAAATGCTGAAAGAAGACGGAAATCGGACCACCGTCAAAGCCACCGCTAGAAAGGGCGATCGAGTGACCGTGACCGCCCGATTGGTGCTCGAAAAGTGCCATAGCGACGATCCCGAACGATTGGGCACCAACGAAGACATTCGAAAGCAGACCGAAACGCAATTCCGCGAATTGTTCGGCGATGTTACGCTCTCGGTCTGA
- a CDS encoding cupin domain-containing protein, translated as MTPSSLRRRVIGCLTLKRNIARVTAPATIVDLTSLPPIPCPCGIARRALGDRDEFPGTVHLTEISSEARQHYHRDHTEVYVVLQCAQDAVIELDGVAHPVHPHCCVLIPPGVRHCARGKMTVLIICTPNFDPDDEHFD; from the coding sequence GTGACACCCTCCTCGCTGCGTCGACGTGTGATCGGGTGCCTGACTTTGAAACGGAATATCGCTCGCGTGACCGCCCCCGCCACCATCGTCGATCTGACCAGCCTGCCCCCTATTCCATGTCCTTGTGGGATTGCCCGGCGTGCTTTGGGCGACCGCGACGAATTTCCGGGTACTGTCCACCTGACCGAAATCAGCAGCGAGGCCCGTCAACACTATCACCGCGACCACACGGAGGTTTACGTCGTTTTGCAGTGTGCCCAGGATGCCGTGATCGAACTCGATGGGGTCGCCCACCCGGTTCACCCCCATTGTTGTGTCCTGATCCCGCCAGGGGTTCGGCACTGTGCACGGGGTAAAATGACGGTCCTGATCATCTGCACCCCCAATTTTGACCCTGATGACGAACATTTCGATTAG
- a CDS encoding acyl carrier protein has translation MALAQEEIFEKVQAALVDALGVDDDEVTRPATLVGDLGAESIDFLDIVFKLEKSFDITIPREELSPEDILTNSQYVQDGVVTADGMAELKRRMPWADLSEFEKSPRVQDFGNLLTVGDLCNYVGSKVGE, from the coding sequence ATGGCACTGGCCCAAGAAGAGATTTTCGAGAAGGTTCAAGCCGCATTGGTCGACGCATTGGGCGTTGACGACGACGAAGTGACTCGCCCAGCGACCTTGGTCGGTGACCTAGGTGCGGAATCGATCGATTTCTTGGACATTGTTTTCAAGTTGGAAAAATCGTTCGACATCACGATCCCTCGTGAAGAACTTTCGCCCGAAGACATTTTGACCAACAGCCAATACGTCCAAGACGGTGTTGTCACCGCCGACGGCATGGCCGAACTGAAGCGACGGATGCCTTGGGCCGACCTCAGCGAGTTCGAAAAGAGCCCACGCGTTCAAGATTTCGGCAACCTGTTGACCGTCGGTGACCTTTGCAATTACGTCGGCAGCAAGGTCGGCGAATAG
- a CDS encoding beta-ketoacyl-[acyl-carrier-protein] synthase family protein has translation MLMRRRVVITGIGMINPMGHDASTVWSGLKEGKSGVAKTTLFDATGFPTKISAEVKNWDITQCGEPAELWASRGRHTKFAVGAAKQAIADSGVLDSIQDRVRFGIYLGSGEGNQDFATFSQMMAAALKDGDYDASKFIGAGLRLLNPEKELEQEPNMPAAHLAAMFNAQGPNLNCLTACAASSQAVGEATEIIRRGDADVMLAGGTHSMIHPFGVTGFNLLTALSENNDDPTKASRPFDRLRDGFVLGEGSAMVILEELDAAKARGATIYGEVAGYGTTADAYRITDIPPDGHGGIAAMRMAIKDAGLNPSQIDYVNAHGTSTTVNDKVETLACKEVFGEDAAKTPVSSTKSMMGHLIAAAGVTEMIVCLMAMRDSVLPPTINYENPDPLCDLDYVPNVAREASIKYALNNSFGFGGQNVTLCLSRFEG, from the coding sequence ATGCTCATGCGTCGCCGCGTCGTCATCACCGGAATCGGCATGATCAACCCCATGGGCCACGACGCATCCACGGTGTGGTCGGGGCTCAAAGAGGGCAAAAGCGGCGTCGCCAAAACGACGCTGTTCGACGCCACCGGTTTCCCTACCAAGATCAGCGCCGAAGTCAAAAACTGGGACATCACCCAGTGTGGCGAACCGGCCGAATTGTGGGCTTCGCGTGGTCGCCACACCAAGTTTGCCGTCGGCGCAGCCAAACAAGCCATCGCAGACAGCGGTGTCCTGGATTCGATCCAAGATCGCGTCCGCTTTGGGATCTACCTTGGCAGCGGCGAAGGCAACCAGGACTTCGCCACCTTTAGCCAGATGATGGCAGCAGCGCTGAAGGACGGCGATTACGACGCATCGAAGTTCATCGGCGCAGGACTGAGACTGCTGAATCCTGAAAAGGAACTTGAACAAGAACCCAACATGCCGGCTGCCCACTTGGCCGCGATGTTCAATGCCCAGGGCCCCAACCTGAACTGTCTGACCGCCTGTGCCGCGTCCAGCCAAGCGGTTGGCGAAGCGACCGAGATCATCCGTCGCGGCGATGCCGATGTGATGCTAGCCGGTGGCACCCACAGCATGATTCACCCCTTCGGCGTGACGGGATTCAACCTGTTGACCGCCCTGTCGGAAAACAATGACGACCCGACCAAAGCCAGCCGCCCCTTTGATCGCCTTCGCGATGGATTTGTGCTCGGCGAAGGATCCGCGATGGTCATCCTAGAAGAACTCGACGCCGCCAAGGCGCGCGGGGCAACCATCTATGGCGAAGTCGCCGGTTACGGCACCACCGCCGATGCGTACCGCATCACCGACATCCCGCCAGACGGCCACGGCGGGATCGCCGCGATGCGTATGGCGATCAAAGACGCGGGACTGAACCCGTCGCAGATCGACTACGTCAACGCCCACGGGACCAGCACGACGGTCAACGACAAAGTCGAAACGTTGGCCTGCAAGGAAGTTTTTGGCGAAGACGCTGCCAAGACTCCTGTCAGCAGTACGAAAAGCATGATGGGACACCTGATCGCAGCGGCCGGAGTGACCGAAATGATCGTTTGCCTGATGGCGATGCGAGACTCGGTCCTGCCACCCACGATCAATTACGAAAACCCCGACCCGCTTTGCGACCTGGACTATGTCCCCAACGTCGCTCGCGAAGCATCGATCAAGTACGCACTCAACAACAGCTTTGGGTTCGGCGGGCAAAACGTGACGCTGTGCCTAAGCCGCTTTGAAGGCTAA
- a CDS encoding 3-hydroxyacyl-ACP dehydratase FabZ family protein yields the protein MRWFWVDRFTEFVSGSHASGIKNITLAEEAVDEYCPGFAMLPPTLIIEGMAQIGGILVAEHFQFEKRVVLAKVGRAEFLQPARTGDQLTYHVQLDAVQEHGATVTSVSHCGDQKQAEIDLMFAFLEPGRFTDGPLFAPGDLEGMLRMMNFFHVAVDADGNPVRMYDNL from the coding sequence ATGCGTTGGTTCTGGGTCGATCGATTTACCGAGTTCGTGAGCGGTTCGCACGCTAGCGGGATAAAAAATATCACGCTGGCCGAGGAAGCCGTGGATGAATACTGCCCTGGCTTCGCCATGCTGCCGCCGACGTTGATCATCGAAGGGATGGCGCAAATTGGCGGCATCCTGGTGGCTGAACACTTCCAGTTCGAAAAACGCGTGGTGCTTGCCAAAGTCGGTCGCGCCGAGTTTCTGCAACCTGCTAGGACCGGCGATCAACTGACCTACCACGTCCAACTGGATGCGGTTCAGGAACACGGTGCCACGGTGACCAGCGTCAGCCACTGTGGTGACCAAAAGCAGGCCGAAATCGACCTGATGTTCGCATTCCTGGAACCGGGACGGTTCACTGACGGGCCATTGTTCGCCCCCGGCGATCTTGAAGGCATGCTGCGGATGATGAATTTCTTTCATGTCGCGGTCGACGCCGATGGCAATCCTGTCCGGATGTACGACAATCTGTAG
- a CDS encoding outer membrane protein assembly factor BamB family protein — MDKQAAADAKASEAESAVALVTSDVKEPGPPAEVQAAGGDWPQWGGTRERNNAPGVEGLPESWNIGKFDRRTGDWDNAKAENIRWYANLGSQTYGNPVVADGQVYVGTNNGAGHIQRYPSDVDLGCLLAFDEKNGDFLWQHSSEKLITGRVHDWPLQGICCAPLVEGDRLWFVTNRGEVRCLDTKGFHDGEDDGPVVGESANVAQIMNAGPGAEPHAQTLSELADGSLSNAAKSVLAEAGEALQGEAKVETVTEGKVWKATGNFGGTDRTITIKQIGPRIMFTKALGVSDKRDADVIWVFDMMGPEMGVSQHNMCACSVTSYGDLLFVNTSNGLDESHLNLPAPEAPSFICIDKNTGELLWSDASPGRNILHGQWSSPAIGVFEGVPQVLFAGGDGILYSFAATRGNDGKPELLWQFDCNPKTTVWKLGGEGTRNNLIATPVAYDGLVYIAVGQDPEHGEGEGHLWCIDPNKRGDVSPTLAMKLEDGKRVPIAHRRVQAVEPENGEVEVDNPNSAVVWHYSMFDSNGDEEIDFEEEMHRSIGTCAIKDNVLYIADFSGLVHCLDAKGTDDGKPIVHFTYDMLAQSWGSALIADGRVFIGDEDGDVSVFEFGAENNEPMEEINMGSSVYSTPVGANKTIYISTKDKLFAIGLPE, encoded by the coding sequence ATGGACAAGCAGGCGGCTGCCGATGCCAAAGCTAGCGAAGCTGAATCCGCCGTCGCTCTGGTGACTTCGGACGTCAAGGAACCGGGCCCACCGGCAGAAGTCCAAGCCGCTGGCGGTGACTGGCCTCAGTGGGGCGGGACCCGTGAACGCAACAACGCCCCCGGCGTCGAAGGGTTGCCGGAATCATGGAACATCGGCAAATTCGATCGCCGCACCGGCGACTGGGACAACGCCAAGGCCGAAAACATTCGTTGGTACGCCAACCTGGGCAGCCAAACCTACGGAAACCCCGTCGTCGCGGATGGCCAAGTTTATGTTGGGACCAACAACGGCGCTGGACACATCCAACGTTACCCATCGGATGTCGACCTGGGATGCTTGTTGGCGTTTGACGAAAAGAACGGCGATTTCCTGTGGCAACACAGCAGCGAGAAACTGATCACCGGCCGCGTCCATGACTGGCCCCTGCAGGGCATCTGCTGTGCACCGTTGGTCGAAGGCGACCGACTGTGGTTTGTCACCAACCGCGGCGAAGTCCGCTGTTTGGACACCAAGGGATTCCACGACGGTGAAGACGATGGTCCAGTCGTCGGCGAATCGGCCAACGTCGCCCAAATCATGAACGCCGGCCCCGGCGCCGAACCCCATGCACAAACTTTGTCGGAACTGGCCGACGGCAGTCTTTCGAACGCCGCCAAATCGGTTTTGGCCGAAGCCGGCGAAGCGCTCCAAGGCGAAGCCAAAGTCGAAACCGTCACCGAAGGCAAAGTCTGGAAAGCCACCGGCAACTTCGGCGGCACCGATCGCACGATCACGATCAAGCAAATCGGCCCACGGATCATGTTTACCAAAGCACTGGGCGTCAGCGACAAACGTGATGCCGACGTGATCTGGGTGTTCGACATGATGGGCCCCGAGATGGGTGTCAGCCAGCACAACATGTGTGCCTGCAGCGTGACCTCCTATGGCGACCTCCTGTTCGTGAACACTTCGAATGGGTTGGACGAATCGCACTTGAATTTGCCTGCTCCCGAAGCACCTAGTTTCATCTGCATCGACAAGAACACCGGCGAATTGCTGTGGAGCGATGCTTCCCCGGGCCGCAACATTCTGCACGGTCAGTGGTCCAGCCCTGCGATCGGCGTTTTCGAAGGCGTTCCCCAAGTCCTGTTCGCTGGTGGCGACGGCATCCTGTACAGCTTCGCGGCCACCCGCGGCAACGACGGCAAACCTGAACTGCTGTGGCAATTCGACTGCAATCCTAAAACCACCGTCTGGAAACTGGGCGGCGAAGGAACTCGCAACAATCTGATCGCGACTCCTGTGGCTTACGACGGATTGGTTTACATCGCCGTTGGACAAGACCCGGAACACGGCGAAGGCGAAGGCCACCTGTGGTGCATCGACCCCAACAAACGCGGTGATGTGTCGCCAACATTGGCGATGAAACTGGAAGACGGCAAACGCGTACCGATCGCTCACCGACGCGTGCAAGCGGTTGAACCGGAGAACGGCGAAGTCGAAGTCGACAACCCGAACTCGGCCGTCGTCTGGCACTATTCGATGTTCGATTCCAATGGCGACGAAGAGATCGATTTCGAAGAAGAAATGCACCGTTCTATCGGCACCTGTGCAATCAAGGACAACGTGCTGTACATCGCAGACTTCTCGGGGTTGGTCCACTGTTTGGATGCCAAGGGAACCGACGATGGCAAGCCCATCGTGCACTTCACCTACGACATGCTGGCCCAAAGCTGGGGCAGTGCCCTGATCGCAGACGGTCGTGTGTTCATCGGTGACGAAGACGGCGACGTGTCCGTGTTCGAATTCGGCGCTGAAAACAACGAACCGATGGAAGAGATCAACATGGGCAGCAGCGTGTACAGCACGCCTGTCGGTGCGAACAAGACGATCTACATCAGCACCAAAGACAAGCTGTTCGCGATCGGTTTGCCCGAGTAA
- a CDS encoding glycerophosphodiester phosphodiesterase family protein has product MSTIRFQHLGLIAIGVLLTTSIDAQESKQRTSAPANRVHCPSTPAELKQLLTAGNAAFPLLSAHRGGPTGQDAENSLTTFQRATEVGFLLIEVDPRLTADGVPVLLHDSTLDRTTTGTGKLSEHRWADLSSIRLRDMNAAPTDQSIPTLRQAIQWAQGRCVLVLDSKDASVAERVQMITELKAEASTMMLTYSIKDAAECYRLNPDIMMEVGITNRKQLDQFDRCGVPWSNIVAFVGHKKPADRQLLEMIHQRGACCMAGTSRNLDKLLHPSADESDTSTADLKSKYQQLIEMGVDIIETDRPHDVWALIAESTN; this is encoded by the coding sequence ATGTCGACGATACGTTTCCAGCATCTCGGGCTGATTGCGATAGGCGTACTGCTGACCACATCGATTGACGCCCAAGAATCCAAACAGCGGACCTCAGCGCCGGCCAATCGGGTCCACTGCCCCAGCACCCCCGCCGAACTGAAACAACTGCTGACGGCTGGCAATGCGGCATTCCCGCTGCTGAGCGCCCATCGCGGCGGCCCCACCGGCCAGGACGCCGAGAACTCGCTGACGACTTTCCAGCGTGCCACCGAAGTGGGGTTCCTGTTGATCGAAGTCGACCCGCGGCTGACCGCCGATGGCGTTCCAGTTCTGCTGCATGATTCGACCCTGGATCGCACCACGACCGGGACCGGAAAACTTTCCGAGCATCGTTGGGCCGATCTGTCATCGATTCGTTTGCGAGACATGAATGCGGCACCAACCGACCAATCGATCCCCACTCTGCGTCAAGCGATCCAGTGGGCCCAAGGACGCTGCGTACTGGTCCTGGATTCGAAAGACGCGTCGGTTGCTGAACGCGTTCAAATGATCACCGAATTGAAAGCCGAAGCGTCCACGATGATGCTGACCTATTCGATCAAAGACGCCGCCGAGTGCTATCGATTGAACCCGGACATCATGATGGAAGTCGGCATCACCAACCGCAAACAGCTGGACCAATTCGATCGCTGTGGTGTGCCCTGGTCGAACATCGTCGCCTTTGTCGGACACAAGAAACCGGCCGATCGACAGTTGCTGGAGATGATCCACCAGCGAGGTGCCTGTTGCATGGCCGGAACGTCACGCAACTTAGACAAGTTGTTGCACCCGAGTGCCGACGAATCCGACACTTCGACGGCGGATCTAAAATCCAAGTACCAACAGCTGATCGAAATGGGCGTCGACATTATCGAAACAGATCGTCCACACGACGTCTGGGCTTTGATCGCCGAGTCAACCAACTGA
- a CDS encoding response regulator codes for MSKTLLDCGNCGPDFNSIRQMVNSNFNASVVQSHGTEDTLEMLRTKKIDLVTVNRKLDRDYTDGMEVIRAIKADPEVGSVPVMLVTNYDEHQQAAIDAGCVRGFGKLAIGDPATQELLEPYLGERKKK; via the coding sequence ATGTCAAAGACACTTTTGGACTGCGGTAACTGCGGTCCTGATTTCAATTCCATTCGCCAGATGGTGAATTCCAACTTCAACGCTTCGGTGGTGCAGTCGCACGGTACCGAGGACACACTGGAAATGCTCCGCACCAAAAAAATCGACTTGGTGACGGTCAACCGCAAACTGGACCGCGATTACACCGACGGCATGGAAGTGATCAGAGCGATCAAAGCGGATCCCGAGGTCGGTTCGGTGCCGGTGATGCTGGTGACCAATTATGACGAGCACCAACAGGCGGCGATCGATGCCGGCTGTGTTCGTGGATTTGGCAAACTGGCGATCGGCGATCCGGCGACCCAAGAGTTGTTGGAACCGTATCTCGGCGAGCGAAAGAAGAAGTGA